In Esox lucius isolate fEsoLuc1 chromosome 3, fEsoLuc1.pri, whole genome shotgun sequence, the sequence TACTGTAGACATCACATGGTGCTTAGTGGCATCAGCCTACTGGCTGTCCCTCCTGTCACTCACAGAATCTGGCAGTAGGGGGACGGGGATGGGGGTGCAGGACTCTGAAGACGAGCCTCCATTTGGGACTGGCTGAAATTCACTGCCATGTAGTTGCCTGCATACAAAGCAAAGGGAGGtgaaaagaggaagaggtgCAATCTGCACCTTAAAGTCTCTGTTAAAAGTGCTACTCTTGTTGATCAATGCATACTAGGCAGGGTAAAGTCACTTAATAGTCAGAGTATATTAACGTTTATGGTCACTGTAGGTCATGACAGTATATAGTCATGTGTAAAGTCAGTATAGGGTCAGTGTATGGTCAGTTTATGTTCGGTATATAGTCAGTGTATGGTCAGTGTATAGACTGTATAGCAAGTGTATGGTCAGTGTATAGACAGTGTATAGGCAGTGTATGGTCAGTGTATAGACAGTGTATGGTCAGTGTTTAGACAGTGTATAGACAGTGTATGGTCAATGTAGTACCTGTGCCAGTCGTGTGGTCAGTCTCTGGCACTGTCTGtccactggcttcctgtctCTGCCACCTGTTAGCCCCGTGGCTGGTGTCCCTCCACTGACACAGGTCACGTTCAAATGTACAGGGACTGGTGGTGGGAGGTACAGAGGAAGTGGGTGTGGTTTCAGTTGTGGGAAGGCCTGAGGAAGTGGGAGTGGCCAAAGTAGTGGGGGCAACTGAGGAGGAAGGTTTGATTGGCAGCTGGCTGTTGCTAAGGTCGTGGACACACTGCTTGGAGAAGGAAACGTCATCAACTGCAACAAGACGTTTAggctcttctcctctctcataCTGGAacacaacctgaaacacacacaacatgaacacaacacacaaacacaatgaatTAAGAAGCTGGAAAAGATCAAATTAAGACAGCTCTTTATATTGCCCACATAACATACACAataagtgtgtgtatggataTAGGCTGAACTCTCTGACCTTGCTGTTGACCGTTGAGGACAGTATGACCTCTGCCCTGTGCCAGCTGTAGTCCTGTGGTGAATCTCTCATCCACAACAGCTTGTCAAACATCCCAGTGTGGTCTGTTCTCAGTCTCACACTCAGACTGGCTGTCTGCTCATCCTGACTGTAGTAGTAGAACCTCAcctgtagagggagacagagagcaacATCTTACCGATGGACCCTCGGACtggctggaggaagagagagaactgCTGTTGGtgcatagagatggatagagacaACACACATGTACATTGCGGACCTACTCATAGTGGTTGGCATACTAGTTGTGAATCCAGAGTGACTCACAGTGCAGTTGGAGCTGGGTAGCAGAGTTCTGGAGAGGATCTCTGATGTCTGGCCTTTCTCAGTCAGGTGGCTTCCAGGAACTACATAGTGACCTGAAATACAAAGAACACCCTGTCACTATTATGAAGACCACTCTGTCACTATTATAAAGACCAGCCTGTCTCTATCTCAGACTGTAGTAAACACTGTCCTATTTTAAAGAACAGGCTCATATCCAAAGCAATTACATTAATAAGGTTCATGAGTGCTGCTAATCTAGATGTCTGTGAGACTAGGGGGATGGCCATGGGGCAATTCTTCAACCCCCGATCCATCTACAACATCATCCGAACTCCTGATCCAACCACAAAGTCACCCCAGCTCCTCATCCCTCTGTAACGTCATCCCCACTCCAGTTAGACGGGTTCCTACCAGCTCTGTTGTTTTTGGTGTGGTCCCTCGGGGGTCCGTGATTGGGCCAGGCAGCCTCTCCGTTCTGGAGGGTCCAGTCGCCTGCGGGGGTGTccacctcactctctccccagGAACACAGGCCCTCCTCGAAGCTACAATGCCCTGCAAATCCCCACTTCTCTGGGATACACAAAGAATGTCGGGAGGTCTCAGGCTCAACTAAACAACATGACTACTTTGTTATTTTACTTGAACCAATTCTGAACGGATGTTTCCCCGCTCAGCCTGTCCATGTCACTCACCACAGCCATCCTCGTCTGTTCCATCCCCACAGTCATCGGTGAAGTCACAAACTCGATttggctccacacacacacggttagAACAGGTGAACAAACCAGCCGGACAGGAGTCTTGAGCCTCTGTCAGAGAACATCATTCAGCAAAGACTCACTAAACCTACTTCAAATCAGCACTGAAGCAATGTGACATTCAATCTAGATCCTATTTTTCAAAAGAACTTCAAAGAGTATCTTAAATACTCAGCACCCAGGCCCCCTGCAGATTTCCCTTTTCTCCCAGTAGTAGAGATGTTACTAGTAGCGAATATATTAAGGAAAATGTGCAATGACTAATTAGTACATATCATCAGATGAATGCGAAACCTCTACTTTGCTGTAATAGACTTCTAGTGGTTCTGTATATTACCCCTCCTACAATTTACCTCTAATAACTTTCCTTCTCCTACAACACCAGCAACACAACCCCCTTCTACAACACCAGTAACACAACCCCCTTCTACAACACCAGTAACACAACCCCCTTCTACAACACCAGTAACACAACCCCTTTCTACAACACCAGTAACACAACCCCCTTCTACAACACCAGTAACACAACCCCCTTCTACAACACCAGTAACACAACCCCTTTCTACAACACCAGTAACACAACCCCCTTCTACAACACCAGTAACACAACCCCCTTCTACAGCACCAGTAACACAACCCCTTTCTACAACACCAGTAACACAACCCCCTTCTACAGTCAGTCTGTATCTGCTGCTCACCAGGAAGAGTACAGTTGAGGAAGAGGATGTCGTCGATGGCGATGTCTCCTAGCTGACTGGAGGTCCTTGTGGCCTGgaagaacaggctgaacacctGGGGGGTCCGACCCACCTTCACCTCCCCCCGACGCCACGCGTCCCCCTGGTCACCTGACCGCCACCAAAGAGGAGTGGTCCTGGATCCCTCCTGGAGGAGAACCCTGAGCTCCCTTATACCTGAGCACACACATGTACTGTAGGAATGACCACAACCACgcactcacactgacacacatactgtgcacacacacacacacacacacagtaccttACCTTTTCCATTCATGTGGTAGTAGAACTCCAGCAGACACTCAGCACTGGCCTGCTTCATGAAGGGACTTTGCAGTTTGGCAAAGTCATTCACGTCCCCGCGGCTGGACTCAACCAGCATGTACCAACCTGGAGGGACACAGGACAGGCAGAGGTACTGAACTAcaggggtggtgtgtgtgtacatgtggctgtgtgttcttgtgtgtgtgtgtgtgtgtgtcttacccAGCTCAGTGCCCAGGGTGTGGTCTACTGAAGGGCCTGTATTTTTTGTAGCAGTCCCATTCCTGTCCCTCTGCCATGTAAACTGGCCCACACTGATATCCTCCCACTCACAGGTCCCATTTTCAAATGAACACCCCAAAAAGCCCCTGTCAGTGCTGTTATCTgtagggacagaggagagaggacatggaatagagggacaggggagagggGACATGGAATAGAGGAACAGAGGATAGGGGGACATGgaatagagggacagaggagagggggacatggaacagagggacagaggagaagggTACATGgaatagagggacagaggagagggggacatGGAATAGAGGGACAGATGAGAAGGGGACATGgaatagagggacagaggagaaggggacatggaatagagagacagaggagaaggggaCATGGAACAGAGGGACAGAAACAGGTGTAAAGGGGGACAGAGGATAAGGGTCAGGGAACAGGTTGAGGGACATTAAGACTTGTGGGTCTGATTTGTTAATATCCCATTACAACAACTACACAGAGCTACAATGTGCCCTAATATTTACTGTACCTGGACAAAGCCCTGGTGTCATAATGATGTCATCAACAGCAATGAATCCACTGTCACTAGACTCCGCCTCTACCAGCACCTGGACAGACAGGATGAGAGACAGAGTTTACTCAGCTGTGGAGGACAAGTGGATCATCTACTTACAGAACAAAGAACCAGTCACTGGCTGTACCTGGAATGGTCCGGACTTCTGCACAGCACCAGAGAAAAGGGTCCAGTTGGATTGACCAGACTGGGTCTGAAACAGTAACTCCTGCTCTGTTGGGCCTGAGCGAGCAAACAGTCGCAGGGTCCCAGAGTTCCTGTACAATAAAGGTTATATAAGCAGAAGATTGCTATAGTAGAGGACTATCTACTGCTTTATTTGACCAGGTGGGTCAGATCATTAATATAGTAGAGGAATGTCTACTCCTTTATTTTACCTGGTCGGTCAGATCATTAATATAGTAGAGGAATGTCTACTCCTTTATTTTACCTGGTAGGTCAGATCATTAATATAGTAGAGGAATGTCTACTCCTTTATTTTACCTGGTCGGTCAGATCATTAATATAGTAATGTCTACTCCTTTATTTTACCTGGTCGGTCATTTAGGACCTTATTTATCACATTCTATTACCTTAAAGAACTGTACTGATACAAAGCCCCTGTTTAAGGTTAAATGTCTCCTGATATCCCAGTAGTACTGGTCATGTCTCTATAGGTCTCAGCTGGAAGGATGTTCCTTCTGTTATGTTTTAACCCCCCAACAGAACCCAAGAGAACTTCCTTCTTAGAAAAGTAAAGTCCCTGTAAGTCAAGGTTCTGACCTGCCATGCATGTAGTACCAGACGGTGAGGCAGGTGGATTTAATCTTGAACTGGATCCACTCTGAGACCACCACAGCCCGGCTGCTCTGGTTCTGGGACTGGGCCGGGCTCAGTAAGAACCTCCCTGGTAGCAGAACAGATCACAAGAGATCACATAAGACGTCATCATAAGACAATCAAGATAACTTCAGCTTCTTCTGGCGTGTTTGAACCTGGTTTTAGAACCTGGTTTCATCTGCGTTCCCGTGGTGCTGGTCCATACCCTCTGCTGTCTGAGTGGTGTGGTCTGTGGCCGGGCCCTGGAAGCGTCCGTCTGCCTGTACCCAGTCATGTCCGTCTGGCTGGGCCTCGTTGACCCAGGTACACTGGCCGGACTCAAAGTCACAGCTGCCCACAGGAGAACACGGTCCTGCCCTGATTGACACATCATCAATCTGCACCGTGGAAACTGAGCCTGGAGCGTGCTCTGCTCTGAACACCACCTGAGAAtgtgggggaggtgggggaggtatttgtgtgagtgtgtagttGAAAGACACCCCCATCAGTCACTTCCCATTTCTCTTTCCAGTGAGGAATCCCTGATTACTGACGTGACTAGAATCAGATCCATCTTTATCACTGGTTCTGTCTAGGGCATTAACAGGTGAACAGTGTTGGGTAGCTCACTTGGTGGGCCGACCTTAAAGGAGTTGGGTGCGGACACGGTAAGTTCTGCCACCTCCCAGCCTGTAGAGGGAGCTCCAGAGCGCTGCCACAGAGCCGGGCCCTGCTCTCCACTCCACAGGACGTGTGCTGACAGACTCTCAGTAGAACCAACAGGCAGACGGTACCTTCAAGAGGTGTGGGGTAGGCGAGTGAAGACTGGAGCTAAGGCAGGGGAAAGTactaacagagacacacacacatccacacacaaacccagaccAGACAGGGACTGAGCTTACCAGAAGCGAACACACATCCCTGTGGAAGCGCTAATCTCTGGAGAAAACAGCTGAGCCACTGACGTCTGTTCTGGGCCTGGTGACAAGACGGTCATGTAGAACCCTgtaggaaagagagggaatatCAATAGCAGTGATACTAACAGACTGgataaacaaattacattggCAACTAAACTTTCACTTTGAATGACCAGCGTTCCGGAGGCCTGTTAAAATGTTCCCCCGGTAACCCTCACCGTTCTCCGTTTTGTAGGTGTGGTCTGGTCGGTCCATTGTCCCTCTCCGGTTCTCCCAGCGCCCCTTGTGACTCATGTCTACTTCAAAGTTACACCAGGAGTTCTCAAATCCACAGGGATCTGGGACAAAGACAGATCCCCCTGTTAACTCATTCTCTCTCATAAAATATCCGCAGTCTCAATTTGGCGATGACATCTACTGAGGGGTTTGTTATAGACTCTAATAAAAGGTGTGGTTCgaatcctgaatgctaattTCCCGATGGCTGCCTGAAGGTATCGTttcaatggaaaacaaggacatttctaagtgaccccaaatacTGCAggttatatgtatttatatacaacCTGCAGTATTTTActaaacaataataacaaccacacacaaagtGATTAAAAGGCAGTTATAAAGGGCAGTGCGTTTATAGAGTCAAATAGACCCTCAGCATCTCTTACTTAGATCTTTGCAGGCTCCTTCCTTGACTGTGACATCATCAATGGCTATAAACCCACTTCCAGAAGTTTTCCTACTGGCTGAGAACTGGACCTGGTAAACAGATGAAATGTCATTTACACTAttaatgtgtgtgcgtgcgtgcgtgcgtgcgtgcgtgtgtgtatgagtgtgtgtttctatgttccTGTGTCCTCCTTACCTCCCGTGTATCTGCTACGCTAACCTGTGCGTTCATCCACTCTGAATCTTGGCTGCCTTGTCGAGTCCAAATCACACGTCTTGACGATTTCTGCCAAGAAAGTATCCATGTTTGTAcatgttaaggtttcatttgaATCTCTCTTGTGGTGGAAGTTTGAAACTGATAACGAAAGTACGACGTTATGATGTTATTACCACCATGTTATATTAAGTCAGTGGTGGTCTTtgcttttcaatttttttctgCTTAGTTTCTATATCGGGACTATTAAGCATGCTGTGTAATTAAATTAGAAGGATTAGGAGTAAGAGGAGTCGGGCTCCTCCTCAAGTTTCTACTTGAGTACCATTTCTACTATGAGGTCCAGGCTGGACACAGACGGTCCCAACATGTAATACCAGAATCCGACACAGATGTCTGTGGTATTGACCGTAACAGGAACAGAGATGACCGCGGTCTCTTCGTCCACACTGCCAGACATATTCACCACCATGTAATAACCtgaaccacacacagacatgtacgCACACAACGAGAAGGAGAGAAGAACAGGTAATAGATAACGGCTGCAAACCACTACCACATTCACTGCATGTGAAATCTTTAACAGCTTCATGGTTATGTTGAGGTCACCCCTTATGTAGGTCCGTTTTGACGTCAGTACCTT encodes:
- the si:ch211-106h4.4 gene encoding MAM and LDL-receptor class A domain-containing protein 1 isoform X1, which encodes MDCNFELGLCNWVQKTDEAFDWVRSQGLQVNHQWNGPLYDHTVGNDQGYYMVVNMSGSVDEETAVISVPVTVNTTDICVGFWYYMLGPSVSSLDLIVEMKSSRRVIWTRQGSQDSEWMNAQVSVADTREVQFSASRKTSGSGFIAIDDVTVKEGACKDLNPCGFENSWCNFEVDMSHKGRWENRRGTMDRPDHTYKTENGFYMTVLSPGPEQTSVAQLFSPEISASTGMCVRFWYRLPVGSTESLSAHVLWSGEQGPALWQRSGAPSTGWEVAELTVSAPNSFKVVFRAEHAPGSVSTVQIDDVSIRAGPCSPVGSCDFESGQCTWVNEAQPDGHDWVQADGRFQGPATDHTTQTAEGRFLLSPAQSQNQSSRAVVVSEWIQFKIKSTCLTVWYYMHGRNSGTLRLFARSGPTEQELLFQTQSGQSNWTLFSGAVQKSGPFQVLVEAESSDSGFIAVDDIIMTPGLCPDNSTDRGFLGCSFENGTCEWEDISVGQFTWQRDRNGTATKNTGPSVDHTLGTELGWYMLVESSRGDVNDFAKLQSPFMKQASAECLLEFYYHMNGKGIRELRVLLQEGSRTTPLWWRSGDQGDAWRRGEVKVGRTPQVFSLFFQATRTSSQLGDIAIDDILFLNCTLPEAQDSCPAGLFTCSNRVCVEPNRVCDFTDDCGDGTDEDGCEKWGFAGHCSFEEGLCSWGESEVDTPAGDWTLQNGEAAWPNHGPPRDHTKNNRAGHYVVPGSHLTEKGQTSEILSRTLLPSSNCTVRFYYYSQDEQTASLSVRLRTDHTGMFDKLLWMRDSPQDYSWHRAEVILSSTVNSKVVFQYERGEEPKRLVAVDDVSFSKQCVHDLSNSQLPIKPSSSVAPTTLATPTSSGLPTTETTPTSSVPPTTSPCTFERDLCQWRDTSHGANRWQRQEASGQTVPETDHTTGTGNYMAVNFSQSQMEARLQSPAPPSPSPYCQILFHFQMRGKTVGSLSVLLQEVEGRERELWSRTLPTAPQWRPEHLPLGQLLPYQVVFSSRTGNSVSAERCAVALDDISFLNCDSSYQPPALSAFGCSFEEDLCGWVQGAEEEQDWLRRSGPTDTPNTGPAGDHTTSRGYYLYIESSAPSTVGSVAQLKSLLLPPAGAQGYCLSFWYHMFGPTVGSLSMVLHTTQSRVGTPMWHRAHTQGDEWRLAQSHVTSPEVHQVVLEASVGGEAGDIAIDDIAFTAGACTPSDLCDFEEGNCNWLQETDDDADWVRGSGSASHPNTGPDHDHTTNTASGHYFHLPWSGGGQSGDTARMASPLFHAGKGACLQLWFHMFGRDAGTLNVYQRAEKGNKILLLSHSGDQGALWRFAQATLQLGEEDYRVVVEGVMGSSPEGDMAFDDVLVTRQPCPPPGDCDFEAGLCGWTNVARAGVDEGDWLRGRGASPNPNTGPSVDHTTNSSLGYYLYVDSSVGQWGDRSILLGEVLQPNSRGHCLTFWFHMYGPHIGTLNVQSNSRKPHANGGAVEVLWSESGSQGDMWHQGSVYVDYTEAFWFEFIHQRGRAPGGDVALDDITIHPGHCSNTVPTDAPSTTDNAVYALLGVALLLLTVVAIVAVLYVLQQRRSITRSEHRETVSVFSLHDCKINGAEDRNGSDLSFSNNLYESSSDKD
- the si:ch211-106h4.4 gene encoding MAM and LDL-receptor class A domain-containing protein 1 isoform X2, whose protein sequence is MDCNFELGLCNWVQKTDEAFDWVRSQGLQVNHQWNGPLYDHTVGNDQGYYMVVNMSGSVDEETAVISVPVTVNTTDICVGFWYYMLGPSVSSLDLIVEMKSSRRVIWTRQGSQDSEWMNAQVSVADTREVQFSASRKTSGSGFIAIDDVTVKEGACKDLNPCGFENSWCNFEVDMSHKGRWENRRGTMDRPDHTYKTENGFYMTVLSPGPEQTSVAQLFSPEISASTGMCVRFWYRLPVGSTESLSAHVLWSGEQGPALWQRSGAPSTGWEVAELTVSAPNSFKVVFRAEHAPGSVSTVQIDDVSIRAGPCSPVGSCDFESGQCTWVNEAQPDGHDWVQADGRFQGPATDHTTQTAEGRFLLSPAQSQNQSSRAVVVSEWIQFKIKSTCLTVWYYMHGRNSGTLRLFARSGPTEQELLFQTQSGQSNWTLFSGAVQKSGPFQVLVEAESSDSGFIAVDDIIMTPGLCPDNSTDRGFLGCSFENGTCEWEDISVGQFTWQRDRNGTATKNTGPSVDHTLGTELGWYMLVESSRGDVNDFAKLQSPFMKQASAECLLEFYYHMNGKGIRELRVLLQEGSRTTPLWWRSGDQGDAWRRGEVKVGRTPQVFSLFFQATRTSSQLGDIAIDDILFLNCTLPEAQDSCPAGLFTCSNRVCVEPNRVCDFTDDCGDGTDEDGCEKWGFAGHCSFEEGLCSWGESEVDTPAGDWTLQNGEAAWPNHGPPRDHTKNNRAGHYVVPGSHLTEKGQTSEILSRTLLPSSNCTVRFYYYSQDEQTASLSVRLRTDHTGMFDKLLWMRDSPQDYSWHRAEVILSSTVNSKVVFQYERGEEPKRLVAVDDVSFSKQCVHDLSNSQLPIKPSSSVAPTTLATPTSSGLPTTETTPTSSVPPTTSPCTFERDLCQWRDTSHGANRWQRQEASGQTVPETDHTTGTGNYMAVNFSQSQMEARLQSPAPPSPSPYCQILFHFQMRGKTVGSLSVLLQEVEGRERELWSRTLPTAPQWRPEHLPLGQLLPYQVVFSSRTGNSVSAERCAVALDDISFLNCDSSYQPPALSAFGCSFEEDLCGWVQGAEEEQDWLRRSGPTDTPNTGPAGDHTTSRGYYLYIESSAPSTVGSVAQLKSLLLPPAGAQGYCLSFWYHMFGPTVGSLSMVLHTTQSRVGTPMWHRAHTQGDEWRLAQSHVTSPEVHQVVLEASVGGEAGDIAIDDIAFTAGACTPSDLCDFEEGNCNWLQETDDDADWVRGSGSASHPNTGPDHDHTTNTASGHYFHLPWSGGGQSGDTARMASPLFHAGKGACLQLWFHMFGRDAGTLNVYQRAEKGNKILLLSHSGDQGALWRFAQATLQLGEEDYRLFCCFRSLWRG